The following are encoded in a window of Chloroflexi bacterium ADurb.Bin180 genomic DNA:
- a CDS encoding Cupin domain protein, which produces MITRKLSDTEILKTAHNVDVRQVYDTADAVINVITLQPGQSLKRHITPVDVAFYVLSGKGVVEIGNEKLEVGAETLVESPKDILHCWYNQSSEPLRFMVIKAPRPARKTVFVGN; this is translated from the coding sequence ATGATAACCAGGAAACTGTCCGATACCGAGATTCTCAAGACGGCGCACAATGTGGATGTCCGCCAGGTCTATGACACAGCCGACGCGGTGATCAACGTGATCACGCTGCAGCCGGGGCAGTCACTCAAGCGGCATATCACCCCGGTCGATGTTGCCTTCTACGTGCTGAGCGGCAAGGGCGTGGTCGAAATCGGCAACGAAAAGCTGGAAGTGGGCGCCGAAACCCTGGTGGAGAGTCCGAAGGACATTCTCCACTGCTGGTACAACCAGAGCTCTGAACCGCTGCGATTCATGGTGATCAAGGCTCCCCGCCCCGCGCGCAAGACAGTATTCGTCGGCAACTGA
- the fdx gene encoding Ferredoxin translates to MAFKITDDCIACAACQSECPNNAITDGDEYSVIDPAKCTECVGFFETQQCAAVCPVDACVPDPAHVETREQLLAKFAKLHPGKQPK, encoded by the coding sequence ATGGCTTTCAAGATTACGGATGACTGCATCGCCTGCGCCGCGTGCCAGTCCGAGTGCCCGAACAATGCGATCACCGACGGTGACGAGTACTCGGTTATCGACCCGGCCAAGTGCACCGAGTGCGTGGGGTTTTTCGAGACGCAGCAGTGCGCCGCGGTTTGCCCCGTGGATGCCTGCGTGCCCGACCCGGCGCACGTAGAAACCAGGGAGCAGCTCCTGGCCAAGTTTGCCAAGCTCCATCCTGGCAAGCAGCCGAAATAG
- the pyrH gene encoding Uridylate kinase — MAKAKYNRVLIKLNGEALAGEAGWGIDVPTVEAIAAQIHRVHDLEVQIAIVIGAGNIWRGINGLRRGMERATADYMGMLATVMNSLAMQDALERGGLATRAQTAIEMRAVAEPYIRRRAIAHLDKDRVVIFGAGTGNPYFTTDTAAALRAMEIEADVLLKATKVDGIYDKDPMVHPDAKRFDHLTYIDALNMGVKVMDSTALSLCMDNDLPIVVFRLADADSIERVVCGEPIGTLVSR; from the coding sequence ATGGCCAAAGCCAAGTATAACCGGGTCCTCATCAAGCTCAACGGGGAGGCACTGGCCGGCGAAGCTGGCTGGGGGATCGATGTCCCCACGGTTGAAGCCATCGCCGCCCAGATCCACCGCGTGCACGACCTCGAAGTGCAGATCGCCATCGTCATCGGCGCCGGCAACATCTGGCGCGGCATCAACGGCCTGAGACGGGGGATGGAACGGGCCACCGCCGACTATATGGGCATGCTGGCCACGGTGATGAACTCCCTGGCCATGCAGGATGCCCTGGAACGCGGCGGCCTGGCTACCCGCGCTCAGACGGCCATCGAGATGCGCGCCGTGGCCGAACCCTACATCCGGCGCCGCGCCATCGCCCATCTCGACAAGGACCGCGTGGTCATCTTTGGCGCCGGCACGGGCAACCCCTACTTTACCACCGACACCGCGGCCGCGCTGCGGGCGATGGAAATCGAGGCCGACGTGCTCCTCAAAGCCACCAAGGTCGACGGTATCTATGACAAGGACCCGATGGTCCATCCGGACGCCAAACGCTTTGACCACCTCACCTACATCGATGCCCTCAACATGGGCGTCAAGGTGATGGACAGCACCGCTCTCTCTTTGTGTATGGACAATGATCTGCCTATCGTCGTCTTCAGGCTCGCCGACGCTGACAGCATCGAGCGAGTGGTCTGCGGAGAGCCGATCGGCACCCTGGTGAGCCGCTAG
- the uppS gene encoding Ditrans,polycis-undecaprenyl-diphosphate synthase ((2E,6E)-farnesyl-diphosphate specific) has product MRQDGPQLASVPVHVAIIMDGNGRWAKERGLPRLAGHRAGTEAIRRVMEACVEFGIKVLTLYAFSTENWSRPADEVGGLMGLLSQVIEHEVDGLRKNGVRLHHLGSLDRLPPDLQQKVRAALAATSSGDRLTVNIALNYGGRAEIVTAARRMVAEGLPPDEITEAAIAQRLYTAGQPDPDLVIRTAGEMRLSNFLIWQAAYSEFYATPVYWPDFGRDELYQALAAYASRTRKFGGLPAAAPDTVKGAS; this is encoded by the coding sequence ATGCGTCAGGATGGGCCGCAGCTCGCCAGTGTTCCGGTGCATGTGGCCATCATCATGGACGGCAACGGCCGCTGGGCCAAAGAGCGCGGCCTGCCCCGCCTGGCCGGCCACCGGGCCGGAACCGAGGCCATCCGCCGCGTGATGGAGGCCTGTGTCGAGTTCGGCATCAAGGTTCTCACCCTCTACGCCTTTTCCACCGAGAACTGGTCTCGCCCGGCCGACGAAGTGGGCGGGCTGATGGGACTGCTTTCGCAGGTGATCGAACACGAGGTGGACGGCCTGCGCAAAAACGGCGTGCGCCTGCACCACCTGGGCTCGCTGGACCGCCTGCCGCCCGACCTGCAGCAGAAGGTGCGCGCGGCCCTGGCCGCCACATCCTCGGGCGACCGCCTGACGGTCAACATTGCCCTCAACTATGGCGGCCGCGCCGAGATCGTTACCGCCGCGCGCCGCATGGTGGCGGAAGGCCTGCCGCCTGACGAGATCACTGAGGCCGCCATCGCGCAGCGCCTGTACACCGCGGGGCAGCCCGACCCGGACCTGGTCATCCGCACCGCCGGCGAGATGCGCCTGAGCAATTTTCTGATCTGGCAGGCGGCCTACTCCGAGTTTTACGCTACCCCCGTCTACTGGCCCGATTTTGGCCGCGACGAGTTGTATCAGGCCCTGGCGGCCTATGCCTCGCGTACGCGCAAGTTCGGCGGCCTGCCAGCCGCGGCCCCCGACACGGTCAAGGGCGCATCGTGA
- the rpsB gene encoding 30S ribosomal protein S2: MAVVQMKELLEAGVHFGHRSRRWHPKMRSYIFTERNGIHIIDLQQTIRLLEDAYAFLRDATAEGGTVLFVGTKKQAQDNLATEAGRCGMPYVTNRWLGGTLTNFRTMRTRANRLLELEKEKQLGEWSKLSKKEAMWRERELIKLQQRFGGIKNMYYLPSALFVVDVTREAIAIKEANTLGIPVVAMVDTNCNPDPVDHVIPSNDDAIRAIKLVSGKMADAINEGQQLRGVNMAEEQAAAEASEEKAAAVGAAAEMAVAPEKPDVDAAPAPAVDENVDPLLAGIDPSILAPGPEAA; this comes from the coding sequence ATGGCCGTAGTTCAGATGAAGGAACTGCTCGAAGCCGGCGTGCATTTCGGTCACCGCAGCCGCCGCTGGCACCCCAAGATGCGCAGCTATATCTTTACCGAGCGCAATGGCATCCATATCATCGACCTGCAGCAGACCATCCGCTTGCTCGAAGACGCCTATGCGTTCCTGCGCGACGCCACCGCCGAGGGCGGAACGGTGCTCTTTGTTGGCACCAAGAAGCAGGCCCAGGACAACCTGGCCACCGAGGCCGGCCGCTGCGGCATGCCCTATGTGACCAACCGCTGGCTGGGCGGCACCCTGACCAACTTTCGCACCATGCGCACGCGTGCCAACCGCCTCCTCGAGCTGGAGAAGGAGAAGCAGCTCGGCGAGTGGTCCAAGCTCAGCAAGAAGGAAGCGATGTGGCGCGAGCGCGAGCTGATCAAGCTGCAGCAGCGCTTTGGCGGCATCAAGAATATGTACTACCTGCCCAGCGCCCTGTTCGTGGTTGACGTGACCCGCGAAGCCATCGCCATCAAAGAAGCCAACACCCTGGGCATCCCGGTGGTGGCAATGGTCGATACCAACTGCAATCCCGACCCGGTCGACCATGTCATCCCCTCGAATGACGACGCCATTCGCGCCATCAAGCTCGTGAGCGGCAAGATGGCCGACGCGATCAACGAAGGTCAGCAGTTGCGCGGCGTGAATATGGCCGAAGAGCAGGCCGCGGCCGAAGCGAGCGAAGAAAAGGCCGCCGCGGTCGGCGCCGCCGCCGAGATGGCCGTCGCGCCAGAAAAGCCCGACGTCGATGCCGCCCCCGCCCCGGCGGTCGACGAGAACGTGGACCCGCTGCTGGCGGGCATCGATCCCAGCATCCTGGCTCCCGGGCCAGAAGCAGCCTAG
- the tsf gene encoding Elongation factor Ts, with protein sequence MQPPAARIRPPVPYPKKVIQMTITPEMIKELREKTAAGVLDCKKALEACGGDPKKAQELLREKGLAVVNKKATRVAKEGLVEAYSHLGKSASIVELNCETDFVARTPEFKTLAHEIAMQVVAARPTYLKPEDVPAEVVEGEKRVYRAQMADQNKPEAVLEKIIEGKLKSFYAEVCLLNQLWVKDQSKTIQDLIHERIAATGENIVLRRFARIELGEE encoded by the coding sequence GTGCAGCCGCCTGCGGCGCGCATCCGACCTCCTGTACCCTATCCCAAGAAGGTGATCCAAATGACCATCACTCCCGAAATGATCAAAGAACTACGCGAAAAGACCGCCGCCGGCGTTCTCGACTGCAAAAAGGCCCTCGAAGCGTGCGGGGGCGACCCCAAGAAGGCCCAGGAGCTGCTGCGCGAAAAGGGCCTGGCCGTGGTCAACAAGAAGGCCACCCGGGTGGCCAAGGAAGGCCTGGTAGAGGCCTACTCTCACCTGGGCAAGTCCGCCTCGATCGTCGAGCTCAACTGCGAGACCGACTTTGTGGCCCGCACGCCCGAGTTCAAGACGCTGGCTCACGAGATCGCCATGCAGGTTGTGGCGGCGCGCCCGACCTATCTCAAGCCAGAGGATGTGCCGGCCGAGGTGGTCGAAGGCGAAAAGCGCGTCTACCGCGCCCAGATGGCCGACCAGAACAAGCCCGAGGCGGTGCTCGAAAAGATCATCGAAGGCAAGCTCAAGAGCTTTTATGCCGAGGTCTGCCTGCTCAACCAGCTCTGGGTCAAGGATCAATCCAAGACCATCCAGGACCTGATCCACGAGCGCATCGCCGCTACTGGCGAGAACATCGTGCTGCGCCGCTTTGCGCGAATCGAGCTGGGGGAAGAATAG
- the cdsA gene encoding Phosphatidate cytidylyltransferase yields MLKERVLSAAVMVPVVLGACYLGGLPFAALVTLVALVAGYEFLTLMRQAGFKPYTGVGLALIALLMLDAWHPAWALWRPALVALIAAPMVWSILRREMDGFLTGWALTITGAVYAGGLLSHLILLRNLPDGLGWTLLLLAGTWATDVAAYFVGVNLGKHSFFHHVSPKKTREGAIAGFAAGTMATAIAGCFVHVPVWQGLLLGLVLSVGTTFGDLAESLVKRQVGVKDSSNLIPGHGGMLDRVDSLTFGGVIVYYFVLWFVLRV; encoded by the coding sequence GTGCTCAAAGAGCGCGTCCTCAGTGCGGCAGTGATGGTCCCTGTCGTGCTGGGTGCATGCTATCTGGGCGGGCTGCCCTTTGCCGCACTGGTCACGCTCGTCGCGCTGGTGGCTGGCTACGAGTTTCTGACCCTGATGCGCCAGGCCGGTTTCAAGCCTTACACTGGCGTCGGTCTGGCCCTCATCGCCCTGCTCATGCTCGACGCCTGGCACCCGGCCTGGGCGCTCTGGCGGCCGGCCCTGGTCGCGCTGATCGCCGCCCCGATGGTCTGGTCCATCTTGCGTCGCGAGATGGATGGCTTTCTCACCGGCTGGGCGCTCACCATCACCGGCGCGGTCTATGCGGGCGGACTGCTCTCGCACCTCATTCTCCTGCGCAACCTGCCCGACGGCCTGGGATGGACGCTGCTCCTCCTGGCCGGCACCTGGGCCACGGACGTGGCGGCCTATTTCGTCGGCGTCAACCTGGGCAAGCACAGCTTTTTCCACCACGTCAGCCCCAAAAAGACCCGCGAGGGGGCCATCGCTGGCTTTGCCGCGGGCACGATGGCCACGGCCATCGCCGGCTGCTTTGTGCACGTGCCCGTCTGGCAGGGCTTGCTGCTGGGCCTGGTCCTCTCGGTAGGGACGACGTTCGGCGACCTCGCCGAGTCGCTGGTCAAGCGCCAGGTGGGCGTAAAGGACTCGAGCAACCTCATTCCCGGCCACGGCGGCATGCTCGACCGGGTGGACAGTCTCACCTTTGGCGGCGTGATCGTCTATTACTTTGTGCTCTGGTTCGTGCTGCGGGTCTAG
- the frr gene encoding Ribosome-recycling factor gives MLADILKESESRMTKALESLREDLMGLRTGRASPALVERLRVDYYGTPTPLNQMAAISAPEPRLLVIRPWDPSSIGDIEKAIMKSDLSLTPNNDGVVIRLPIPRLTEERRRDLSKLVGRRVEEGRIAVRNIRRDQQEEMREFEKEKLITEDDFHRGRDKLQEIHDKYVALMEELGKNKQQEIMEV, from the coding sequence ATGCTCGCTGACATCTTGAAAGAATCCGAAAGCCGAATGACCAAGGCCCTCGAGTCCCTGCGCGAGGACCTGATGGGCCTGCGCACCGGCCGCGCCTCGCCGGCTCTGGTCGAGCGCCTGCGTGTGGACTATTACGGCACGCCGACTCCGCTCAACCAGATGGCCGCCATCTCTGCCCCGGAACCGCGCCTGCTGGTCATCCGCCCCTGGGACCCAAGCTCTATCGGCGATATCGAGAAAGCAATTATGAAGTCGGACCTGAGCCTCACGCCCAACAACGACGGTGTGGTTATCCGCCTGCCCATCCCTCGACTGACCGAAGAGCGTCGGCGCGACCTGAGCAAGCTGGTGGGCCGCCGCGTGGAGGAGGGGCGCATCGCCGTGCGCAACATCCGCCGCGATCAGCAGGAAGAAATGCGCGAGTTTGAGAAGGAAAAGCTGATCACCGAAGACGATTTCCACCGCGGCCGCGACAAGCTCCAGGAGATCCACGACAAGTACGTTGCCCTGATGGAAGAACTGGGCAAGAACAAGCAGCAGGAGATCATGGAGGTCTAG